Proteins co-encoded in one Gadus morhua chromosome 6, gadMor3.0, whole genome shotgun sequence genomic window:
- the hnrnpk gene encoding heterogeneous nuclear ribonucleoprotein K isoform X3 — protein sequence METEIEQQEETSFSNTETNGKRPAEDAEDQKSFKRSRNSDEMVELRILLQSKNAGAVIGKGGKNIKALRTDYNASVSVPDSSGPERILSISADIETVGEILLKIIPTLEEQYNGMDFDCELRLLIHQSLAGSIIGVKGAKIKELRENTQTSIKLFQECCPQSTDRVVLVGGKSERVVECIKTMLELIAEAPIKGRAQPYDPNFYDETYDYGGFTMMFEERGGSRRPMGGFPMRGGRGGGERGFDRMPSGRGGRGPMPPARRDYDEMSPRRGPPPPSHSARGGRGGGRGRNMPLGPPHRGGDDRYYEYRGSEDRSKSHMQRPLISSSDRRGRPDRYGDNMGGGGYDNSSSWDNYPSGGRGSYNDMGGPVITTQVTIPKDMAGSIIGKAGQRIKQIRHESGASIKIDEPLEGSEDRIITISGTQDQIQNAQYLLQNSVKQYSGHFL from the exons ATGGAGACAGAAATTGAACAACAAGAAGAGACCTCATTCagcaacacagagacaaacg GTAAGCGCCCAGCTGAGGACGCAGAGGACCAAAAATCATTCAAGCGCTCCAGGAACTCAGACGAAATGGTGGAGCTTCGTATCCTCCTGCAGAGCAAA AATGCAGGAGCGGTGATTGGGAAGGGTGGTAAAAACATCAAAGCTTTACGAACAGAC TACAATGCCAGTGTGTCAGTCCCAGACAGCAGTGGGCCTGAGCG CATCCTGAGTATCAGTGCAGACATCGAGACAGTTGGCGAAATCCTGCTTAAGATCATCCCCACGCTGGAGGAG CAGTACAATGGCATGGACTTCGACTGTGAGCTTCGACTGTTGATTCACCAGAGTCTGGCTGGCTCAATCATCGGGGTAAAGGGAGCAAAGATCAAAGAGCTCCGAGAG AATACCCAGACCAGTATCAAGCTCTTCCAGGAGTGTTGCCCTCAGTCAACAGACAGGGTGGTGCTGGTTGGAGGCAAATCGGAGAGGGTGGTTGAGTGTATCAAGACCATGCTGGAGCTCATCGCTGAA GCTCCCATCAAGGGGCGTGCCCAGCCTTATGACCCCAACTTCTACGACGAGACGTACGACTACGGCGGCTTCACTATGATGtttgaggagagggggggcagcCGCAGGCCCATGGGGGGCTTCCCCATGCGTGGGGGTAGGGGCGGTGGTGAACGTGGCTTCGACCGCATGCCCTCCGGCAGGGGAGGACGTGGCCCCATGCCCCCCGCCCGCCGAGATTACGACGAGATGAGCCCCCGAaggggccccccccctccctcccactccgcTAGGGGAGGCCGAGGAGGCGGCCGTGGACGCAACATGCCCCTTGGACCCCCACACAGAGGAGG AGATGACCGTTACTATGAGTACCGCGGCTCTGAGGACAGGTCAAA GAGTCATATGCAGAGGCCTCTAATTTCCAG CAGCGACAGAAGAGGCAGACCGGATCGCTATGGCGATAACATG GGAGGTGGTGGATATG atAACAGCTCCTCCTGGGATAACTACCCATCAG GCGGTCGGGGCTCGTACAACGACATGGGGGGCCCCGTCATCACCACCCAGGTGACCATCCCGAAAGAT ATGGCGGGCTCAATCATTGGTAAAGCAGGCCAGCGAATCAAGCAGATCCGCCACGAGTCCGGGGCCTCGATCAAGATCGACGAGCCCCTGGAGGGCTCTGAGGACCGCATTATTACCATCAGCGGCACCCAGGACCAGATCCAGAACGCCCAGTACCTGCTGCAGAACAG TGTGAAGCAGTACTCTGGTCACTTCCTGTAG
- the hnrnpk gene encoding heterogeneous nuclear ribonucleoprotein K isoform X2: protein METEIEQQEETSFSNTETNGKRPAEDAEDQKSFKRSRNSDEMVELRILLQSKNAGAVIGKGGKNIKALRTDYNASVSVPDSSGPERILSISADIETVGEILLKIIPTLEEYQQYNGMDFDCELRLLIHQSLAGSIIGVKGAKIKELRENTQTSIKLFQECCPQSTDRVVLVGGKSERVVECIKTMLELIAEAPIKGRAQPYDPNFYDETYDYGGFTMMFEERGGSRRPMGGFPMRGGRGGGERGFDRMPSGRGGRGPMPPARRDYDEMSPRRGPPPPSHSARGGRGGGRGRNMPLGPPHRGGDDRYYEYRGSEDRSKSHMQRPLISSDRRGRPDRYGDNMGGGGYDNSSSWDNYPSGGRGSYNDMGGPVITTQVTIPKDMAGSIIGKAGQRIKQIRHESGASIKIDEPLEGSEDRIITISGTQDQIQNAQYLLQNSVKQYSGHFL, encoded by the exons ATGGAGACAGAAATTGAACAACAAGAAGAGACCTCATTCagcaacacagagacaaacg GTAAGCGCCCAGCTGAGGACGCAGAGGACCAAAAATCATTCAAGCGCTCCAGGAACTCAGACGAAATGGTGGAGCTTCGTATCCTCCTGCAGAGCAAA AATGCAGGAGCGGTGATTGGGAAGGGTGGTAAAAACATCAAAGCTTTACGAACAGAC TACAATGCCAGTGTGTCAGTCCCAGACAGCAGTGGGCCTGAGCG CATCCTGAGTATCAGTGCAGACATCGAGACAGTTGGCGAAATCCTGCTTAAGATCATCCCCACGCTGGAGGAG TACCAGCAGTACAATGGCATGGACTTCGACTGTGAGCTTCGACTGTTGATTCACCAGAGTCTGGCTGGCTCAATCATCGGGGTAAAGGGAGCAAAGATCAAAGAGCTCCGAGAG AATACCCAGACCAGTATCAAGCTCTTCCAGGAGTGTTGCCCTCAGTCAACAGACAGGGTGGTGCTGGTTGGAGGCAAATCGGAGAGGGTGGTTGAGTGTATCAAGACCATGCTGGAGCTCATCGCTGAA GCTCCCATCAAGGGGCGTGCCCAGCCTTATGACCCCAACTTCTACGACGAGACGTACGACTACGGCGGCTTCACTATGATGtttgaggagagggggggcagcCGCAGGCCCATGGGGGGCTTCCCCATGCGTGGGGGTAGGGGCGGTGGTGAACGTGGCTTCGACCGCATGCCCTCCGGCAGGGGAGGACGTGGCCCCATGCCCCCCGCCCGCCGAGATTACGACGAGATGAGCCCCCGAaggggccccccccctccctcccactccgcTAGGGGAGGCCGAGGAGGCGGCCGTGGACGCAACATGCCCCTTGGACCCCCACACAGAGGAGG AGATGACCGTTACTATGAGTACCGCGGCTCTGAGGACAGGTCAAA GAGTCATATGCAGAGGCCTCTAATTTCCAG CGACAGAAGAGGCAGACCGGATCGCTATGGCGATAACATG GGAGGTGGTGGATATG atAACAGCTCCTCCTGGGATAACTACCCATCAG GCGGTCGGGGCTCGTACAACGACATGGGGGGCCCCGTCATCACCACCCAGGTGACCATCCCGAAAGAT ATGGCGGGCTCAATCATTGGTAAAGCAGGCCAGCGAATCAAGCAGATCCGCCACGAGTCCGGGGCCTCGATCAAGATCGACGAGCCCCTGGAGGGCTCTGAGGACCGCATTATTACCATCAGCGGCACCCAGGACCAGATCCAGAACGCCCAGTACCTGCTGCAGAACAG TGTGAAGCAGTACTCTGGTCACTTCCTGTAG
- the hnrnpk gene encoding heterogeneous nuclear ribonucleoprotein K isoform X4, protein METEIEQQEETSFSNTETNGKRPAEDAEDQKSFKRSRNSDEMVELRILLQSKNAGAVIGKGGKNIKALRTDYNASVSVPDSSGPERILSISADIETVGEILLKIIPTLEEYQQYNGMDFDCELRLLIHQSLAGSIIGVKGAKIKELRENTQTSIKLFQECCPQSTDRVVLVGGKSERVVECIKTMLELIAEAPIKGRAQPYDPNFYDETYDYGGFTMMFEERGGSRRPMGGFPMRGGRGGGERGFDRMPSGRGGRGPMPPARRDYDEMSPRRGPPPPSHSARGGRGGGRGRNMPLGPPHRGGSHMQRPLISSSDRRGRPDRYGDNMGGGGYDNSSSWDNYPSGGRGSYNDMGGPVITTQVTIPKDMAGSIIGKAGQRIKQIRHESGASIKIDEPLEGSEDRIITISGTQDQIQNAQYLLQNSVKQYSGHFL, encoded by the exons ATGGAGACAGAAATTGAACAACAAGAAGAGACCTCATTCagcaacacagagacaaacg GTAAGCGCCCAGCTGAGGACGCAGAGGACCAAAAATCATTCAAGCGCTCCAGGAACTCAGACGAAATGGTGGAGCTTCGTATCCTCCTGCAGAGCAAA AATGCAGGAGCGGTGATTGGGAAGGGTGGTAAAAACATCAAAGCTTTACGAACAGAC TACAATGCCAGTGTGTCAGTCCCAGACAGCAGTGGGCCTGAGCG CATCCTGAGTATCAGTGCAGACATCGAGACAGTTGGCGAAATCCTGCTTAAGATCATCCCCACGCTGGAGGAG TACCAGCAGTACAATGGCATGGACTTCGACTGTGAGCTTCGACTGTTGATTCACCAGAGTCTGGCTGGCTCAATCATCGGGGTAAAGGGAGCAAAGATCAAAGAGCTCCGAGAG AATACCCAGACCAGTATCAAGCTCTTCCAGGAGTGTTGCCCTCAGTCAACAGACAGGGTGGTGCTGGTTGGAGGCAAATCGGAGAGGGTGGTTGAGTGTATCAAGACCATGCTGGAGCTCATCGCTGAA GCTCCCATCAAGGGGCGTGCCCAGCCTTATGACCCCAACTTCTACGACGAGACGTACGACTACGGCGGCTTCACTATGATGtttgaggagagggggggcagcCGCAGGCCCATGGGGGGCTTCCCCATGCGTGGGGGTAGGGGCGGTGGTGAACGTGGCTTCGACCGCATGCCCTCCGGCAGGGGAGGACGTGGCCCCATGCCCCCCGCCCGCCGAGATTACGACGAGATGAGCCCCCGAaggggccccccccctccctcccactccgcTAGGGGAGGCCGAGGAGGCGGCCGTGGACGCAACATGCCCCTTGGACCCCCACACAGAGGAGG GAGTCATATGCAGAGGCCTCTAATTTCCAG CAGCGACAGAAGAGGCAGACCGGATCGCTATGGCGATAACATG GGAGGTGGTGGATATG atAACAGCTCCTCCTGGGATAACTACCCATCAG GCGGTCGGGGCTCGTACAACGACATGGGGGGCCCCGTCATCACCACCCAGGTGACCATCCCGAAAGAT ATGGCGGGCTCAATCATTGGTAAAGCAGGCCAGCGAATCAAGCAGATCCGCCACGAGTCCGGGGCCTCGATCAAGATCGACGAGCCCCTGGAGGGCTCTGAGGACCGCATTATTACCATCAGCGGCACCCAGGACCAGATCCAGAACGCCCAGTACCTGCTGCAGAACAG TGTGAAGCAGTACTCTGGTCACTTCCTGTAG
- the hnrnpk gene encoding heterogeneous nuclear ribonucleoprotein K isoform X1: protein METEIEQQEETSFSNTETNGKRPAEDAEDQKSFKRSRNSDEMVELRILLQSKNAGAVIGKGGKNIKALRTDYNASVSVPDSSGPERILSISADIETVGEILLKIIPTLEEYQQYNGMDFDCELRLLIHQSLAGSIIGVKGAKIKELRENTQTSIKLFQECCPQSTDRVVLVGGKSERVVECIKTMLELIAEAPIKGRAQPYDPNFYDETYDYGGFTMMFEERGGSRRPMGGFPMRGGRGGGERGFDRMPSGRGGRGPMPPARRDYDEMSPRRGPPPPSHSARGGRGGGRGRNMPLGPPHRGGDDRYYEYRGSEDRSKSHMQRPLISSSDRRGRPDRYGDNMGGGGYDNSSSWDNYPSGGRGSYNDMGGPVITTQVTIPKDMAGSIIGKAGQRIKQIRHESGASIKIDEPLEGSEDRIITISGTQDQIQNAQYLLQNSVKQYSGHFL, encoded by the exons ATGGAGACAGAAATTGAACAACAAGAAGAGACCTCATTCagcaacacagagacaaacg GTAAGCGCCCAGCTGAGGACGCAGAGGACCAAAAATCATTCAAGCGCTCCAGGAACTCAGACGAAATGGTGGAGCTTCGTATCCTCCTGCAGAGCAAA AATGCAGGAGCGGTGATTGGGAAGGGTGGTAAAAACATCAAAGCTTTACGAACAGAC TACAATGCCAGTGTGTCAGTCCCAGACAGCAGTGGGCCTGAGCG CATCCTGAGTATCAGTGCAGACATCGAGACAGTTGGCGAAATCCTGCTTAAGATCATCCCCACGCTGGAGGAG TACCAGCAGTACAATGGCATGGACTTCGACTGTGAGCTTCGACTGTTGATTCACCAGAGTCTGGCTGGCTCAATCATCGGGGTAAAGGGAGCAAAGATCAAAGAGCTCCGAGAG AATACCCAGACCAGTATCAAGCTCTTCCAGGAGTGTTGCCCTCAGTCAACAGACAGGGTGGTGCTGGTTGGAGGCAAATCGGAGAGGGTGGTTGAGTGTATCAAGACCATGCTGGAGCTCATCGCTGAA GCTCCCATCAAGGGGCGTGCCCAGCCTTATGACCCCAACTTCTACGACGAGACGTACGACTACGGCGGCTTCACTATGATGtttgaggagagggggggcagcCGCAGGCCCATGGGGGGCTTCCCCATGCGTGGGGGTAGGGGCGGTGGTGAACGTGGCTTCGACCGCATGCCCTCCGGCAGGGGAGGACGTGGCCCCATGCCCCCCGCCCGCCGAGATTACGACGAGATGAGCCCCCGAaggggccccccccctccctcccactccgcTAGGGGAGGCCGAGGAGGCGGCCGTGGACGCAACATGCCCCTTGGACCCCCACACAGAGGAGG AGATGACCGTTACTATGAGTACCGCGGCTCTGAGGACAGGTCAAA GAGTCATATGCAGAGGCCTCTAATTTCCAG CAGCGACAGAAGAGGCAGACCGGATCGCTATGGCGATAACATG GGAGGTGGTGGATATG atAACAGCTCCTCCTGGGATAACTACCCATCAG GCGGTCGGGGCTCGTACAACGACATGGGGGGCCCCGTCATCACCACCCAGGTGACCATCCCGAAAGAT ATGGCGGGCTCAATCATTGGTAAAGCAGGCCAGCGAATCAAGCAGATCCGCCACGAGTCCGGGGCCTCGATCAAGATCGACGAGCCCCTGGAGGGCTCTGAGGACCGCATTATTACCATCAGCGGCACCCAGGACCAGATCCAGAACGCCCAGTACCTGCTGCAGAACAG TGTGAAGCAGTACTCTGGTCACTTCCTGTAG
- the hnrnpk gene encoding heterogeneous nuclear ribonucleoprotein K isoform X5, translating into METEIEQQEETSFSNTETNGKRPAEDAEDQKSFKRSRNSDEMVELRILLQSKNAGAVIGKGGKNIKALRTDYNASVSVPDSSGPERILSISADIETVGEILLKIIPTLEEYQQYNGMDFDCELRLLIHQSLAGSIIGVKGAKIKELRENTQTSIKLFQECCPQSTDRVVLVGGKSERVVECIKTMLELIAEAPIKGRAQPYDPNFYDETYDYGGFTMMFEERGGSRRPMGGFPMRGGRGGGERGFDRMPSGRGGRGPMPPARRDYDEMSPRRGPPPPSHSARGGRGGGRGRNMPLGPPHRGGSHMQRPLISSDRRGRPDRYGDNMGGGGYDNSSSWDNYPSGGRGSYNDMGGPVITTQVTIPKDMAGSIIGKAGQRIKQIRHESGASIKIDEPLEGSEDRIITISGTQDQIQNAQYLLQNSVKQYSGHFL; encoded by the exons ATGGAGACAGAAATTGAACAACAAGAAGAGACCTCATTCagcaacacagagacaaacg GTAAGCGCCCAGCTGAGGACGCAGAGGACCAAAAATCATTCAAGCGCTCCAGGAACTCAGACGAAATGGTGGAGCTTCGTATCCTCCTGCAGAGCAAA AATGCAGGAGCGGTGATTGGGAAGGGTGGTAAAAACATCAAAGCTTTACGAACAGAC TACAATGCCAGTGTGTCAGTCCCAGACAGCAGTGGGCCTGAGCG CATCCTGAGTATCAGTGCAGACATCGAGACAGTTGGCGAAATCCTGCTTAAGATCATCCCCACGCTGGAGGAG TACCAGCAGTACAATGGCATGGACTTCGACTGTGAGCTTCGACTGTTGATTCACCAGAGTCTGGCTGGCTCAATCATCGGGGTAAAGGGAGCAAAGATCAAAGAGCTCCGAGAG AATACCCAGACCAGTATCAAGCTCTTCCAGGAGTGTTGCCCTCAGTCAACAGACAGGGTGGTGCTGGTTGGAGGCAAATCGGAGAGGGTGGTTGAGTGTATCAAGACCATGCTGGAGCTCATCGCTGAA GCTCCCATCAAGGGGCGTGCCCAGCCTTATGACCCCAACTTCTACGACGAGACGTACGACTACGGCGGCTTCACTATGATGtttgaggagagggggggcagcCGCAGGCCCATGGGGGGCTTCCCCATGCGTGGGGGTAGGGGCGGTGGTGAACGTGGCTTCGACCGCATGCCCTCCGGCAGGGGAGGACGTGGCCCCATGCCCCCCGCCCGCCGAGATTACGACGAGATGAGCCCCCGAaggggccccccccctccctcccactccgcTAGGGGAGGCCGAGGAGGCGGCCGTGGACGCAACATGCCCCTTGGACCCCCACACAGAGGAGG GAGTCATATGCAGAGGCCTCTAATTTCCAG CGACAGAAGAGGCAGACCGGATCGCTATGGCGATAACATG GGAGGTGGTGGATATG atAACAGCTCCTCCTGGGATAACTACCCATCAG GCGGTCGGGGCTCGTACAACGACATGGGGGGCCCCGTCATCACCACCCAGGTGACCATCCCGAAAGAT ATGGCGGGCTCAATCATTGGTAAAGCAGGCCAGCGAATCAAGCAGATCCGCCACGAGTCCGGGGCCTCGATCAAGATCGACGAGCCCCTGGAGGGCTCTGAGGACCGCATTATTACCATCAGCGGCACCCAGGACCAGATCCAGAACGCCCAGTACCTGCTGCAGAACAG TGTGAAGCAGTACTCTGGTCACTTCCTGTAG